In Thermosphaera sp., a genomic segment contains:
- a CDS encoding glutamate--tRNA ligase, whose amino-acid sequence MSNQEKSLLEKIREVGFKHALLNAVKYNGKADLKAVTSKIIGEIPEVRGVLKDYIEVIRSIVDEVNKLTLEKQIEIIKSNWPELLEEKREVKEKDLTPLPNAVEGAVVTRFAPNPDYTIHLGNARPALLSYWYAEMYKGKMILRFEDTDPRIKSPYPEAYQMIKRDLAWLGVKWSQEYIQSLRIPLFYEVARKVIEKNGAYIDKCGEKEFKTLRKEGKACPHRNLPVETQLEEFDKMLSGYYGEGEAVLRIKTDLQHPDPSVRDWVAFRIIDTSKTPHPVVGERYIVWPTYNFAAGVDDHLMGITHILRAKEHVSNTVKQKFLYDLMGWKYPETIHFGRLSLEGVILSKSKMRKMIKESGFEAYSDPRLGTLSGLRRRGITRDSLWKIIKEVGIKPVDAKISYANLSAINRIIIDQLANRYMAVEDPVEIVLRNIPSEIEAKIPVHPSRKTYYSYKVSDGSVVYVSMKDVPSEQGGLFRLMGVGNFQITGSALRNGKPVLIAHLHSISQEEAKKHGLQIIQWVKEDEKALLELFVPDGLRLVRRTLIAEKRILSEKADSLIQLYRVGFARIEEVKETSVVAFFAHD is encoded by the coding sequence GTGAGCAACCAAGAGAAATCATTGTTGGAAAAAATCCGTGAGGTAGGGTTTAAACACGCATTACTAAACGCTGTAAAGTATAATGGAAAAGCCGACTTGAAGGCTGTTACATCGAAAATTATCGGCGAAATACCTGAGGTGAGAGGTGTTCTCAAAGACTATATTGAAGTAATACGCAGCATCGTCGATGAGGTGAACAAGCTAACCCTTGAAAAACAAATCGAAATAATTAAGAGCAATTGGCCTGAACTACTGGAAGAGAAGAGGGAAGTTAAAGAGAAGGATCTCACTCCATTGCCAAATGCCGTGGAAGGAGCTGTGGTTACCAGGTTTGCCCCCAACCCCGATTACACAATTCACCTAGGCAATGCACGTCCAGCACTGCTCAGCTATTGGTATGCGGAAATGTATAAAGGCAAAATGATTTTAAGGTTTGAAGACACTGATCCAAGGATTAAATCGCCTTATCCTGAAGCATACCAGATGATAAAACGGGATCTCGCATGGCTGGGGGTTAAGTGGAGTCAAGAGTATATTCAGAGCTTGAGGATACCCTTGTTTTACGAAGTAGCTAGGAAAGTCATCGAAAAAAACGGTGCCTACATAGATAAGTGCGGCGAGAAGGAGTTCAAAACCCTCAGAAAGGAGGGGAAGGCCTGCCCGCATAGGAACCTGCCCGTTGAGACCCAGCTTGAAGAATTCGATAAAATGCTATCAGGGTATTATGGAGAAGGAGAAGCTGTTTTAAGAATTAAGACGGATCTTCAACATCCAGATCCAAGTGTTAGAGACTGGGTGGCATTCCGGATCATAGATACTTCGAAGACCCCGCATCCCGTTGTAGGCGAAAGGTATATCGTGTGGCCAACTTATAATTTCGCCGCAGGAGTCGACGATCATCTGATGGGCATTACTCATATTCTACGTGCAAAAGAGCACGTCTCGAACACTGTGAAGCAAAAATTCCTATACGACCTCATGGGGTGGAAGTACCCTGAGACAATCCACTTCGGCAGGCTATCGCTTGAAGGAGTTATCCTAAGCAAATCCAAGATGAGGAAAATGATCAAAGAATCCGGGTTCGAGGCTTACTCAGACCCTAGGCTTGGAACCTTATCGGGCTTGAGGCGTAGGGGGATCACTAGGGACTCCTTATGGAAGATAATAAAAGAGGTCGGGATAAAGCCTGTCGACGCTAAAATCAGCTACGCCAATCTCTCGGCGATCAACAGAATCATCATCGACCAATTAGCGAACAGGTACATGGCTGTCGAAGACCCTGTTGAAATAGTGTTGAGAAACATTCCAAGTGAAATCGAGGCTAAAATACCAGTACATCCATCGCGTAAGACGTATTATTCCTACAAGGTTAGCGACGGATCAGTTGTATACGTGTCCATGAAGGATGTTCCAAGCGAGCAGGGAGGATTATTCAGGCTTATGGGGGTTGGCAACTTTCAAATAACTGGTTCAGCGCTGAGGAACGGGAAGCCCGTCCTGATAGCTCATCTCCACAGTATCTCCCAGGAGGAGGCGAAGAAACATGGCCTCCAAATCATTCAGTGGGTTAAGGAGGATGAGAAAGCCCTGCTGGAGTTATTTGTTCCCGATGGATTGAGACTTGTTAGGAGAACACTTATAGCCGAGAAGCGTATTCTAAGCGAGAAGGCTGACTCCCTCATCCAGCTGTATCGAGTGGGATTTGCGAGGATAGAGGAGGTAAAGGAAACAAGCGTAGTAGCGTTTTTCGCGCACGATTGA